One Nostoc punctiforme PCC 73102 DNA window includes the following coding sequences:
- a CDS encoding NAD(P)/FAD-dependent oxidoreductase: MTQQNSRICILGGGFGGLYTALRLSQLPWESTQKPEIVLVDQSDRFLFSPLLYELLTGELQTWEIAPPFEELLQGTGVRFYQGVVSGIDIEQQRVDIHEGPEIPYDRLVLALGGETPLDLVPGAAAYGYPFRTISDAYRLEERLRFLEESDADKIRVAIIGAGYSGVELACKLADRLGERGRFRIVEIADQILRTSPEFNREAAKKALDARGVFLDLETKVELIEQNSITLEYKNQLDTIPVDLVIWTVGNKVAPVVKSLPLKQNQRGQINTTSNLQVIDHPEIFALGDLADCHDVEGQQVPATAQAAFQQADYTAWNIWASLTNRPLLPFHYQQLGEMMTLGKNNATLTGLGIKLDGPLASVARRIAYLYRLPTLDHQLKVGFNWLVRPIIETLSK; this comes from the coding sequence ATGACTCAACAAAATTCTAGAATTTGTATCCTTGGCGGAGGCTTTGGTGGTCTCTACACAGCCTTGCGCTTAAGCCAATTACCTTGGGAATCTACGCAAAAACCCGAAATTGTTTTGGTAGATCAAAGCGATCGCTTCCTATTCTCCCCTTTACTTTACGAATTACTCACTGGCGAACTGCAAACCTGGGAAATTGCCCCACCCTTTGAAGAACTTTTACAAGGCACAGGCGTGCGTTTTTATCAAGGGGTTGTGTCTGGAATTGACATTGAGCAGCAACGGGTAGACATACATGAAGGGCCAGAAATCCCTTACGATCGCTTAGTACTGGCACTAGGAGGTGAGACACCGCTAGATTTAGTCCCCGGTGCGGCAGCCTACGGCTACCCATTCCGCACAATTTCTGATGCCTATCGCTTAGAAGAACGCCTGCGATTTTTAGAAGAATCGGATGCTGATAAAATTCGGGTAGCAATTATTGGGGCTGGCTACAGTGGTGTAGAGTTAGCCTGTAAGTTAGCCGACAGACTCGGTGAAAGAGGACGCTTTCGGATCGTTGAAATTGCCGATCAAATTTTGCGAACTTCTCCAGAGTTTAACCGGGAAGCAGCAAAAAAAGCTTTAGATGCCCGTGGCGTGTTTCTAGATTTAGAAACCAAAGTCGAATTAATAGAGCAAAATAGCATCACCCTAGAGTACAAAAACCAGTTAGACACGATTCCCGTAGATTTGGTAATTTGGACTGTGGGAAATAAGGTTGCGCCTGTAGTGAAATCTCTTCCCCTCAAGCAAAATCAGCGCGGTCAAATTAACACTACATCCAATCTACAAGTCATCGATCATCCAGAAATCTTTGCTTTGGGAGATTTAGCAGACTGTCATGATGTTGAAGGACAGCAAGTCCCCGCCACGGCACAAGCGGCTTTTCAACAAGCTGATTATACTGCTTGGAATATTTGGGCAAGTCTCACTAATCGTCCTCTCCTTCCTTTCCACTACCAACAGTTAGGAGAAATGATGACATTGGGTAAAAACAATGCCACCCTTACTGGTTTGGGAATTAAACTAGATGGCCCCTTGGCATCCGTCGCTCGTCGGATTGCCTATTTATATAGGTTGCCAACTTTAGACCATCAACTCAAAGTTGGTTTTAATTGGCTAGTGCGTCCAATCATCGAGACACTTTCTAAGTAA
- a CDS encoding 4Fe-4S single cluster domain-containing protein, with translation MEIKPTDPSLALMEIPPGYLNIMGYVDQSEVNGPGCRAVVWVQGCLRECPGCFNTNSWSFEANQLIAVDTLAENILSNPRNMGVTFSGGEPFWQATALASLARKVKAAGLNIMSFSGFTLKQLQSQSAPPGSQELLEQLDILIDGPFVQSLAINSPNSPVSSSNQRVRVLNPAFQDQITWASDQIEVHILKDGGRIVTGYQGGLELT, from the coding sequence ATGGAAATTAAGCCAACTGACCCATCGCTAGCACTCATGGAAATTCCCCCTGGCTATCTCAACATTATGGGTTACGTCGATCAGTCAGAAGTTAATGGCCCTGGTTGTCGTGCAGTCGTCTGGGTACAAGGTTGTCTTCGTGAGTGTCCTGGCTGCTTTAATACTAACTCCTGGTCATTTGAGGCTAACCAATTGATTGCTGTTGATACCCTTGCCGAGAATATTCTCAGCAATCCACGCAATATGGGTGTAACATTCTCTGGTGGAGAACCATTTTGGCAAGCAACTGCATTGGCATCTTTAGCTCGTAAAGTAAAAGCTGCTGGGTTAAATATAATGTCTTTTTCTGGGTTCACTCTCAAGCAACTACAGTCTCAATCTGCGCCGCCAGGTTCTCAAGAATTGTTAGAACAACTTGATATCTTAATTGACGGGCCTTTTGTCCAATCTCTGGCAATTAATTCTCCTAACTCTCCAGTTTCTTCTAGCAATCAACGGGTTCGTGTCTTAAACCCGGCTTTCCAAGACCAAATTACTTGGGCTAGCGATCAGATAGAAGTCCACATCCTCAAGGATGGTGGCCGCATTGTCACTGGTTATCAAGGTGGACTGGAATTAACGTAG
- a CDS encoding HAD-IA family hydrolase: protein MEQPKVIFLDAVGTLFDVKGSVGKVYSQIAEEFGVTVPAETLNKAFIKSFKAAPPPIFPDAELQDIPQREFDWWRIIALNTFESAGVLKEFSDFSAFFSELYIHFGTGEPWFVYPDVLPALINWRRLGVTLGVLSNFDSRIYSVLQSLGLREFFTSVTIATQVRAAKPDPQIFAIALDKHKCSPEAAWHIGDSVVEDYYAAKAAGLRGVWINRG from the coding sequence ATGGAACAACCGAAAGTTATTTTTTTAGATGCTGTGGGTACACTCTTCGATGTTAAAGGCAGTGTGGGTAAAGTTTATAGTCAGATAGCTGAGGAATTTGGTGTGACGGTTCCAGCCGAAACATTGAATAAAGCCTTCATCAAAAGCTTTAAAGCAGCCCCGCCGCCGATATTTCCAGATGCAGAACTCCAAGATATTCCCCAACGCGAGTTTGATTGGTGGCGGATAATTGCCCTGAACACTTTTGAAAGTGCAGGTGTTCTCAAAGAATTTTCTGACTTTTCAGCTTTTTTTAGCGAACTTTACATCCACTTTGGCACTGGCGAACCGTGGTTTGTCTATCCCGATGTCTTACCAGCTTTAATCAACTGGCGGCGGTTGGGAGTTACTTTGGGGGTGCTATCCAATTTTGATTCCCGGATTTATTCAGTATTGCAAAGTTTGGGATTGAGAGAGTTTTTTACCTCCGTCACCATTGCTACCCAGGTACGTGCAGCTAAACCCGATCCTCAAATTTTTGCTATTGCCTTAGATAAACATAAATGTTCCCCAGAGGCAGCATGGCATATTGGCGATAGCGTTGTAGAAGACTACTACGCCGCTAAAGCAGCTGGACTCAGAGGCGTTTGGATCAATCGTGGTTAA
- a CDS encoding alkaline phosphatase family protein produces the protein MSAHQTPQQVIFALCLLSLSLTAIACSSNSQVLTKTEPSKKTIINENTALVASVPTKEDKAIPRYDRIFVIIEENKSSNQIIGNSNAPIINQLAKTYGFASNFYAEVHPSEANYVAMLGGSTFGIHDDDAFYCQIGSADKFCQNSQKSDYVSHTIASKSLIDQLEEKGLTWKGYFEDIPTPGSKAVVAPSLNRALYASKHNGFINFKKVQDDPNLSSKIVGFEQLATDLKSGNVPNYSHIIFNQCHEMHGLQECPDLQKLIKTGDTMIGNVVKQITTSKLWAASGNNAIVITWDEDNNPRGKKDTQGCCGSDPKSNANFGGGHIATIVITNHGSRSVVDKTPYNHYSLLRTTEDAFGIYEYLNLAGDTAKGVKPMTPLFTKQ, from the coding sequence ATGTCAGCACACCAAACGCCTCAACAGGTTATTTTTGCGCTTTGTTTACTTAGTTTAAGCCTGACTGCGATCGCTTGCTCATCAAATTCTCAAGTACTCACAAAGACGGAACCCAGCAAAAAAACCATCATAAATGAAAATACCGCACTAGTAGCCTCTGTCCCAACCAAAGAAGATAAAGCAATCCCTAGATACGATCGTATTTTTGTGATTATTGAGGAAAATAAATCCTCCAATCAAATTATTGGCAACTCCAATGCACCAATAATCAATCAACTAGCAAAAACTTACGGTTTTGCTAGCAATTTCTATGCTGAAGTTCATCCTAGCGAGGCTAACTACGTCGCTATGTTAGGTGGTAGTACTTTTGGTATCCATGATGATGATGCTTTTTATTGCCAGATTGGTAGTGCTGACAAGTTTTGTCAGAATTCTCAAAAATCTGACTATGTTAGTCACACTATCGCCTCTAAAAGCTTAATCGACCAACTAGAAGAGAAGGGTCTAACTTGGAAGGGATACTTTGAAGATATTCCCACCCCAGGTTCTAAAGCTGTTGTTGCTCCTAGTCTAAACCGAGCGCTGTATGCCTCAAAACATAACGGTTTTATCAACTTCAAAAAAGTACAAGACGATCCTAATTTGTCAAGTAAAATTGTGGGTTTTGAGCAGCTTGCTACTGACCTAAAAAGCGGCAATGTTCCCAATTATAGTCATATTATATTTAATCAATGCCATGAAATGCACGGTTTACAAGAGTGTCCCGATCTGCAAAAACTAATTAAAACTGGTGACACGATGATTGGTAATGTTGTCAAACAAATCACTACCTCAAAGCTTTGGGCTGCATCAGGGAATAATGCGATCGTCATTACTTGGGATGAAGATAATAATCCACGCGGCAAAAAAGACACTCAAGGTTGTTGCGGTTCTGACCCCAAGAGTAATGCTAACTTTGGTGGTGGTCACATTGCGACCATTGTAATTACTAACCACGGTTCACGGAGTGTAGTGGATAAAACACCCTATAATCACTACTCACTATTGCGAACCACTGAGGATGCTTTTGGAATCTACGAATACCTAAATCTGGCGGGCGATACAGCTAAAGGAGTCAAGCCCATGACACCTCTTTTTACTAAACAATAG